A window of Papilio machaon chromosome 1, ilPapMach1.1, whole genome shotgun sequence contains these coding sequences:
- the LOC106714289 gene encoding golgin subfamily A member 1, translating into MAKCSPRSTMFASLKSKIKEETGSDISKLTSSWRTGAFLGRITLRDDSSTTSPSNSGGHGDTTSDSISPQLQTYLTERTGCEIDDTGLQQQYAAQLEAKLRERDAYWEQKVDELQQSLAAVQGEEAAAAQAVARIAQSEAARASSERDVALRQLNDLKTRLAAVETAQDRLDTLTEEIEQSRRQWSRERAELTSALGEADARARDLADQLEVVRAALPPDNPHHHMHDDDKRELLVSGCAEFDRVCRERAVLSRQLQEAKMALADVKTSWSGQIASLETQVARLSRQAGEEGAERRRVETEKKEIQDKLNKMAAELDKTKQSLANSEAKVTRLNGEVHSLAMEMKSLRAAADRSDEKTMELDRRLEMLTNENKKLMEELEEERERVNQLKDSAEASSRREEQHRTEITRLHTVVTEMQQDYVDMQKKYDKERREKDEALLRNATMSQSVEMSQCEVRYLEDELAEQRTKIAELEEVIADHKENQATCMIIKQNEEKKEEEIEDLKKKIMSLMTSESEFKKIVHNLETEIIDKNKKIKTLENRILDMKKTLQRELQSSKSDLTSAEEQDISRRYLKHVVLRFVTGREREARQLTRALAALLRLSAHEEASLRAALPPRTSGLAAWLPAMPAISSLSSLTSLTSTT; encoded by the exons ATGGCGA AATGTTCCCCACGATCCACAATGTTCGCCAGtttgaaaagtaaaataaaggaGGAAACTGGTAGtgatattagtaaattaacaaGCAGTTGGCGTACTGGTGCATTCTTAGGAAGGATCACCCTTCGAGATGATTCG TCTACAACAAGTCCAAGTAATTCAGGAGGCCATGGAGATACTACTTCTGAT TCAATATCCCCTCAACTACAAACATACCTGACAGAGCGCACAGGATGTGAAATAGACGACACTGGCCTGCAGCAGCAGTATGCGGCTCAGCTTGAAGCCAAGTTGCGGGAGAGGGACGCCTACTGGGAGCAGAAGGTCGATGAGTTGCAGCAGTCATTGGCCGCTGTGCAAG gaGAAGAGGCGGCCGCCGCACAGGCCGTGGCCCGCATCGCGCAGTCGGAGGCGGCTCGGGCGAGCAGCGAGCGAGATGTAGCACTCCGGCAGCTCAACGATCTCAAGACGCGGCTGGCAGCTGTCGAGACCGCACAAGACAGACTTGATACACTTACG GAGGAAATCGAGCAGTCCCGGCGTCAGTGGTCTCGCGAGCGCGCGGAGCTGACGAGTGCGCTGGGCGAGGCGGACGCGCGCGCCCGCGACCTCGCCGACCAGCTGGAGGTGGTGCGCGCCGCACTGCCGCCGGACAACCCTCACCATCACATGCACGATGATG ACAAGCGAGAGTTATTGGTAAGCGGATGCGCGGAGTTTGACCGCGTGTGCCGCGAGCGCGCCGTTCTCTCCCGTCAGCTGCAGGAGGCCAAGATGGCGCTCGCCGACGTCAAGACCTCCTGGAGTGGACAGATCGCATCGCTGGAGACACAG GTGGCGCGCTTGTCTCGGCAAGCGGGGGAGGAGGGGGCGGAGAGACGCAGGGTTGAGACTGAGAAGAAAGAGATACAGGACAAACTTAACAAAATGGCCGCCGAACTAGACAAAACTAAACAGAGCTTGGCAAATAGTGAAGCTAAG GTGACGCGACTGAACGGGGAGGTGCATTCTCTGGCGATGGAGATGAAGAGTCTGCGAGCCGCCGCCGACCGCTCGGAC GAGAAGACGATGGAGTTGGATCGGCGGTTGGAGATGTTGACGAACGAAAACAAGAAGCTAATGGAGGAGCTGGAGGAGGAGAGGGAGAGAGTAAACCAGCTAAAGGACAGCGCAGAGGCGTCCAGCCGGCGCGAAGAACAGCACAGGACTGAGATCACGCGCCTCCATACCGTCGTCACTGAGATGCAGCAAGACTACGTCGACATGCAAAAGAAATATGacaa AGAGAGGCGTGAGAAGGACGAAGCATTGTTGCGTAACGCGACTATGTCTCAGTCAGTGGAGATGAGCCAGTGCGAGGTGCGCTACCTGGAGGACGAGCTCGCGGAGCAGCGCACGAAGATCGCCGAGCTCGAAGAAGTCATCGCAGACCATAAAGAG aatCAGGCGACTTGTATGATAATAAAGCAGAACgaagaaaagaaagaagaagaaattgaggatttaaagaaaaaaattatgagcTTGATGACAAGTGAAAGCGAGTTTAAGAAAATAGTACACAATTTAGAAACTGAAatcattgataaaaataag aaaataaaaacattagagAATCGGATATTGGACATGAAGAAAACTTTGCAGCGCGAATTGCAGAGCAGCAAGTCTGACCTCACCTCCGCAGAGGAGCAGGACATCAGCAGACG TTACTTGAAGCACGTGGTGTTGCGTTTCGTGACGGGTCGCGAGCGCGAGGCGCGTCAGCTGACGCGGGCGCTGGCGGCGCTGCTGCGGCTGTCGGCGCACGAGGAGGCCTCACTGCGCGCCGCCCTGCCCCCGCGCACCTCCGGCCTCGCCGCCTGGCTGCCCGCCATGCCCGCCATCTCCTCGCTCTCCTCCCTCACCTCCCTCACCTCCACCACGTGA